One genomic window of Medicago truncatula cultivar Jemalong A17 chromosome 1, MtrunA17r5.0-ANR, whole genome shotgun sequence includes the following:
- the LOC11412074 gene encoding E3 ubiquitin-protein ligase ATL6 codes for MDNSYQNDKTTPLCFFFIFIFFSGVPFAGAQTNDNTNDNSYYNRVSPSMAIIIVILVAALFLMGFFSIYIRRCGDSPSNSIRNMAGGLAGRSRRAARGLDASVIATFPIFEYSTVKIHKIGKGALECAVCLNEFEESETLRLIPKCDHVFHPECIDEWLGSHTTCPVCRANLVPQPGESVHGIPSINTEPQDIEAQNDAVESVHEHQNADGSVKVDPTEPEVLTVSQTLNRNRTRGSQSGRPRWFQRSHSTGHSLVQPGENTERFTLRLPVEVRKQILQNPELHRARSLVVLPRETSSRRGYRTGGGEGSSRGKSVRRLDRGLLSDRWVFTMAPPFLVRASSMRSPRVASSAGEGTSASAATAAVVESPRPPV; via the coding sequence ATGGATAACTCATATCAAAATGACAAAACTACCCCTCTatgttttttcttcatcttcatatttttctccgGCGTCCCCTTCGCCGGAGCACAAACCAACGACAACACAAATGATAACTCATATTACAACCGTGTAAGCCCTTCCATGGCTATAATAATCGTAATCCTCGTAGCTGCTCTTTTTCTCATGGGTTTCTTCTCAATCTACATCCGTCGATGCGGCGACTCACCTTCCAACAGCATCCGAAACATGGCAGGAGGTTTAGCCGGACGTTCAAGACGGGCGGCGCGTGGTCTCGACGCTTCGGTGATTGCGACTTTCCCGATCTTTGAATACTCGACTGTGAAGATTCATAAAATCGGAAAAGGCGCGTTGGAATGTGCTGTTTGTTTGAACGAGTTTGAAGAGAGTGAAACGCTGCGTTTGATTCCAAAGTGTGATCATGTTTTTCATCCTGAGTGTATTGATGAATGGCTTGGTTCACATACCACTTGTCCGGTTTGCAGAGCTAATTTGGTTCCTCAACCGGGTGAATCGGTTCACGGTATCCCATCGATTAATACCGAACCACAAGATATTGAAGCTCAAAACGACGCTGTTGAATCGGTTCATGAACATCAAAACGCAGACGGTTCTGTAAAAGTCGACCCAACCGAACCAGAAGTGCTGACTGTAAGCCAGACGCTGAACCGGAACCGTACGAGAGGTTCACAGTCTGGTCGGCCACGTTGGTTTCAACGGTCTCATTCAACCGGTCATTCATTGGTTCAACCGGGTGAGAATACTGAACGGTTCACTTTGAGGCTACCAGTTGAAGTGAGGAAACAAATACTACAGAACCCGGAATTGCATAGGGCTAGAAGCTTAGTTGTGTTGCCAAGAGAAACTAGTTCACGTAGGGGTTATCGAACCGGTGGTGGTGAGGGAAGTAGTAGAGGGAAGTCTGTAAGGCGGTTGGACCGGGGTTTATTATCAGACCGGTGGGTTTTTACAATGGCGCCACCTTTCCTTGTAAGAGCCTCGTCGATGAGGTCACCAAGGGTGGCTAGTAGCGCCGGTGAAGGTACATCTGCTTCAGCAGCTACGGCGGCGGTTGTTGAGTCGCCACGGCCACCGGTTTAA